Proteins from one Nitrobacteraceae bacterium AZCC 2146 genomic window:
- a CDS encoding dihydroflavonol-4-reductase (product_source=KO:K00091; cath_funfam=3.40.50.720; cog=COG0451; ko=KO:K00091; pfam=PF01370; superfamily=51735), which produces MRIAVIGASGMLGRHTVEGVIAAGHDVVAVGRSAKSLQALAETAVKTRLGDMGDVTSLTRALKGVDAVINCAAYYPTVPRSLQSEIDTATGEMRSFYQACATLPLSKIVYLGAAIALPKEPSGKPGTEELDYPERPTNPNPYLQVKWALDKQARDAAQQGLPVVIGIPTMSFGEFDPGRTTGRFILEMASRTLPGFVEGQRNIIYAGDAGRGLVRVCEDGRVGERYLLAGENLTMSELMGKISKATGAPMPKSIPLPAARLVSVLQSVRYKFLRGPEPKISSSAIAVMASGQFISGEKAARSLGFKPEVSVDEAIHRTLKWFQSQGMVANN; this is translated from the coding sequence ATGCGAATAGCGGTCATAGGCGCCTCGGGCATGCTCGGGCGACACACGGTTGAAGGTGTCATAGCCGCTGGTCATGACGTCGTGGCGGTAGGAAGAAGCGCAAAGTCTCTCCAAGCTCTGGCAGAGACAGCTGTTAAGACTCGACTGGGGGACATGGGCGACGTCACCTCTCTTACTCGAGCCCTCAAAGGTGTCGATGCAGTCATTAACTGTGCGGCCTATTATCCGACAGTGCCCAGGTCTTTGCAGAGCGAGATCGACACCGCTACAGGAGAAATGCGTAGTTTCTACCAAGCTTGCGCAACATTGCCTCTGTCGAAGATCGTCTATCTCGGTGCCGCCATCGCACTCCCGAAAGAGCCGTCCGGCAAACCGGGTACTGAGGAATTGGACTATCCTGAACGACCGACGAATCCAAATCCTTATCTGCAGGTCAAGTGGGCCCTGGACAAGCAGGCGCGCGACGCTGCCCAGCAGGGGCTGCCGGTCGTAATCGGAATCCCGACGATGAGCTTTGGGGAATTCGATCCGGGCCGAACGACAGGCCGCTTCATTCTCGAAATGGCGAGCCGCACACTACCCGGGTTCGTCGAAGGTCAGCGTAATATCATCTATGCAGGAGACGCCGGGCGCGGGCTCGTCCGAGTGTGCGAGGATGGCCGCGTCGGCGAGCGCTATCTGCTCGCAGGCGAAAATCTGACCATGTCCGAATTGATGGGCAAAATTTCAAAAGCCACCGGTGCGCCCATGCCGAAATCGATACCTCTTCCTGCAGCGCGCCTTGTGAGCGTCTTGCAGAGTGTCCGCTATAAATTCCTTCGAGGACCAGAGCCCAAGATCAGTTCAAGCGCCATTGCGGTTATGGCCTCGGGGCAGTTCATCAGCGGCGAAAAGGCGGCACGTTCTCTGGGCTTCAAACCGGAGGTCTCCGTAGACGAGGCCATTCACCGAACGCTGAAATGGTTCCAATCACAAGGTATGGTCGCCAACAACTAA
- a CDS encoding multidrug efflux pump subunit AcrB (product_source=COG0841; cath_funfam=1.20.1640.10,3.30.2090.10; cog=COG0841; ko=KO:K21134; pfam=PF00873; superfamily=57987,82693,82714,82866; transmembrane_helix_parts=Inside_1_11,TMhelix_12_34,Outside_35_340,TMhelix_341_358,Inside_359_362,TMhelix_363_385,Outside_386_389,TMhelix_390_412,Inside_413_432,TMhelix_433_455,Outside_456_469,TMhelix_470_492,Inside_493_521,TMhelix_522_544,Outside_545_852,TMhelix_853_875,Inside_876_881,TMhelix_882_904,Outside_905_907,TMhelix_908_930,Inside_931_957,TMhelix_958_980,Outside_981_984,TMhelix_985_1007,Inside_1008_1033), with the protein MNRNFNISEWALTHRSFVWFLVIIIVAAGGLSYSRLGRNEDPNFTIKTMVVQVLWPGANITDTLQQVTDRLEKKLQETPGLDYIKSYTLPGTSTVFITLKGSVVSRDVPDIWYQVRKKIGDIRQYLPQGIVGPFFNDEFGDTYGVIYAFTTDGFMHRELRDYVESVRTRLLAINDVSKIDIFGAQDEKIYVEFSTHRLAGLHLDRQALIQAVQTQNAVTPAGVVQTSDEEIRVDVTGGFRSEADLRNVNFVANGQIFRLSDIATIRRTYSDPPQPMLRFNGQPAIGVGIAMRAGGDVLALGQNIEQAMSEIRADLPIGIEPHLAADQPKVVKAAVDDFMEALWEAIGIVLAVSFISLGIRAGAVVACSIPLVLAAVFVGMEFAGIDLQRVSLGALIIALGLLVDDAMITVETMVTQLEAGAEKTKAATFAYTSTAFPMLTGTLVTVAGFVPIGFAKSSAGEYTFSLFAVVALALLLSWIVAVLFAPLIGVTILPDRMKHTAHAEPGRIMRGFRRALTGAMRAKWLTIGLTLAALAASIFGLRFIPQQFFPASDRPELLVDLKLSEASSIYATERTVAAFEELLKDDPDIDHWTSYVGQGAVRFYLPLDVQLANDFFAQSVIVTKSLEARERLRRRLEPVLIEKFPGVVSRLSALELGPPVGWPLQYRVSGPEPVRVREIAYKLSDIIAQDPRTEKISFDWIEPQRTLRMRVDQDQARLLGVNSQVLAQSISAVVSGITVTQLRDGIYLIDVVTRANEEERISPDALRTLQVPIPNGGTVPLLQLATVEYTQDWPLIWRRDRNPTLTVQSDLIPGVLPATLVDSLHAKVTALNAELPVGYTIVPGGSVEESAKSTSSVAAVVPAALLIMLIVLMIQLQSFSRLFLVLSVAPFGLIGIVAALLIAGKPLGFVAILGVLALVGMIVRNSVILVDQIDTEIAHGRAPWDAVIEATLHRLRPILLTAAAAILGMIPIAPTVFWGPMAYSIMGGLAVATMLTLVFLPALYVAWFRIKEPSPQEVDRADPCGPLQQASQR; encoded by the coding sequence ATGAACCGCAACTTCAATATTTCAGAATGGGCGCTGACGCACCGCTCGTTCGTCTGGTTTTTGGTCATTATCATCGTCGCGGCGGGCGGACTGTCCTATTCGAGGCTTGGCCGTAATGAAGACCCCAATTTCACAATCAAGACCATGGTTGTTCAGGTCCTATGGCCCGGCGCTAACATCACGGACACGCTCCAGCAGGTCACGGATCGGCTTGAGAAGAAGCTCCAGGAAACTCCTGGTCTCGACTACATCAAGAGCTACACCCTTCCAGGCACGTCAACGGTTTTCATCACCCTCAAAGGCTCGGTGGTAAGCCGGGACGTGCCCGACATCTGGTATCAGGTTCGCAAGAAGATCGGCGATATCCGACAATACCTCCCGCAAGGCATTGTCGGCCCGTTCTTTAACGACGAGTTCGGCGATACCTATGGCGTCATCTATGCGTTCACGACGGATGGCTTCATGCACCGGGAACTCCGCGATTATGTGGAGAGCGTGCGCACGCGGCTTCTTGCGATCAACGATGTTTCTAAAATCGACATCTTTGGCGCGCAGGATGAAAAAATCTATGTTGAGTTTTCGACTCACAGATTGGCCGGCCTTCATCTTGATCGCCAGGCGTTGATTCAAGCCGTCCAGACCCAGAATGCTGTGACGCCGGCAGGCGTCGTCCAAACGTCGGACGAAGAGATTCGGGTCGATGTGACCGGCGGATTTCGCTCAGAAGCCGATCTCAGAAACGTCAATTTCGTAGCCAACGGACAAATATTTCGTCTATCCGATATCGCGACCATCAGACGCACCTATTCCGATCCGCCGCAGCCGATGTTGCGCTTTAATGGCCAGCCCGCGATCGGAGTCGGCATCGCAATGCGGGCCGGCGGAGACGTGTTAGCGCTCGGACAGAACATCGAACAAGCAATGTCCGAGATCAGGGCGGATCTGCCTATCGGCATCGAACCGCACCTTGCCGCCGATCAGCCGAAAGTCGTCAAGGCCGCGGTCGATGATTTCATGGAGGCGCTATGGGAGGCGATCGGGATCGTGCTCGCCGTCAGCTTCATCAGCCTCGGCATTCGCGCCGGCGCCGTGGTTGCGTGCTCGATTCCGTTGGTGCTCGCCGCGGTGTTTGTCGGTATGGAGTTTGCGGGAATTGACCTGCAGCGCGTCTCGCTTGGCGCGCTCATTATTGCGCTGGGCCTCCTCGTCGACGATGCCATGATCACCGTCGAAACTATGGTGACCCAGTTGGAGGCGGGTGCCGAAAAAACGAAGGCTGCCACGTTTGCCTATACCTCGACGGCGTTCCCGATGTTGACCGGCACATTGGTGACCGTCGCGGGTTTCGTCCCGATCGGCTTCGCAAAAAGTTCTGCCGGCGAATACACATTTTCGCTCTTTGCCGTTGTCGCATTGGCGCTGCTTCTCTCCTGGATCGTGGCAGTCTTGTTCGCGCCGCTGATCGGCGTGACCATCCTGCCCGACAGGATGAAGCACACCGCGCACGCTGAGCCCGGCCGGATCATGCGCGGCTTTCGTCGTGCGTTGACGGGAGCCATGCGTGCTAAATGGCTCACGATCGGCCTGACGCTCGCGGCATTGGCAGCTTCGATATTCGGACTACGCTTCATTCCTCAGCAGTTTTTTCCAGCATCCGACCGGCCGGAATTGCTCGTCGATCTGAAACTCTCGGAAGCTTCTTCCATCTATGCAACGGAAAGAACCGTTGCAGCCTTCGAAGAGCTACTGAAGGATGACCCGGATATCGACCATTGGACCTCCTATGTCGGTCAAGGAGCCGTTCGGTTTTATCTGCCGCTGGACGTGCAGCTCGCCAACGATTTCTTTGCCCAATCGGTCATTGTCACCAAGAGTCTTGAAGCACGCGAACGGCTCCGCCGCCGCCTTGAACCCGTTCTGATCGAGAAATTTCCTGGTGTGGTGAGCCGCCTGTCAGCGCTTGAATTGGGGCCACCGGTCGGCTGGCCGCTGCAGTACCGCGTGAGCGGTCCCGAGCCTGTTCGGGTTCGGGAAATCGCCTACAAGCTCTCCGACATTATCGCCCAAGACCCGCGTACCGAAAAAATCAGCTTTGACTGGATCGAGCCGCAACGCACGTTGCGCATGCGCGTCGATCAGGATCAGGCCAGGCTGCTGGGCGTGAATTCGCAAGTGCTCGCCCAGTCCATATCCGCCGTGGTGTCGGGTATCACCGTCACGCAATTGCGCGATGGAATATACCTGATCGATGTCGTCACGCGAGCCAACGAGGAGGAGCGAATTTCTCCAGATGCATTGCGGACCCTGCAAGTTCCCATTCCAAATGGGGGCACCGTTCCGCTGCTTCAGTTGGCAACGGTCGAATATACCCAGGATTGGCCACTGATCTGGCGGCGGGATCGAAACCCGACACTGACTGTTCAGAGCGATCTGATTCCGGGCGTGCTGCCTGCAACATTGGTCGATAGCCTGCATGCGAAGGTGACCGCGCTGAATGCCGAGTTGCCGGTTGGCTATACGATTGTTCCCGGAGGGTCGGTTGAGGAAAGCGCGAAGTCGACATCGTCCGTCGCCGCGGTCGTTCCGGCAGCACTTCTCATCATGCTTATTGTGCTGATGATTCAACTTCAAAGCTTCAGCCGGCTGTTTCTGGTGCTGAGCGTCGCGCCCTTTGGGTTGATTGGGATCGTAGCGGCATTGCTGATCGCGGGAAAGCCACTCGGCTTTGTTGCGATTCTCGGTGTTCTAGCCCTCGTTGGCATGATTGTTCGCAATTCGGTGATCCTGGTCGACCAGATCGATACCGAGATCGCGCACGGGCGAGCCCCTTGGGACGCTGTTATTGAAGCAACCCTGCACCGCTTGCGCCCGATCCTTCTTACCGCGGCGGCGGCCATTCTCGGGATGATCCCGATCGCCCCGACCGTCTTCTGGGGGCCGATGGCCTATTCCATCATGGGCGGCCTGGCGGTTGCCACGATGTTGACGCTTGTATTTCTTCCGGCACTTTATGTGGCCTGGTTCCGTATCAAGGAGCCTTCACCGCAAGAGGTGGATCGCGCCGACCCTTGCGGCCCGCTTCAGCAGGCCTCTCAACGTTGA
- a CDS encoding RND family efflux transporter MFP subunit (product_source=TIGR01730; cath_funfam=2.40.50.100; cog=COG0845; ko=KO:K21136; pfam=PF16576; superfamily=111369; tigrfam=TIGR01730), which yields MKRIALIIAVALPLAACNNEPPRKVAIRPVRVTSVQHALSGDTISLTGQIQAKDPINLAFRIGGRLLERSVTVGDPVKPGQIVARIEPQDFQNTLRSAEADLASAQAVLANSKGTEGRQSELLSKGFTTQAQYDQAEQQRKTAQAQVESAQARLQNARDNLTYTDLKSDVEGSVTAKGAEPGEIVAAGRMILQVAKQGDRYAVFNVPSQLIRQSPKDPEVTVFLSDDTTIVTTGHVREVAPQADTATGTYVVKVALNNPPDAMRLGATIVGQVKLQTDPVIQLPGAALTQSGGKPAVWVVDPEKKTVSLVPVTVGHYDTSLAVVSQGLKDGDLVVTAGVQALRPGQEVRLLEADAGVQK from the coding sequence ATGAAACGAATTGCGCTCATCATTGCCGTCGCGCTGCCGCTGGCCGCATGCAACAACGAACCGCCTAGGAAGGTCGCAATCCGGCCGGTACGCGTGACCTCGGTCCAACACGCCCTGAGTGGCGATACGATCAGCTTGACCGGTCAAATCCAGGCCAAGGATCCGATCAATCTGGCTTTCAGGATCGGAGGTCGGCTGCTGGAAAGAAGCGTGACCGTCGGCGATCCCGTGAAGCCCGGCCAGATCGTCGCAAGGATTGAACCCCAGGATTTCCAAAACACGCTGCGTTCGGCGGAAGCCGATCTGGCTTCCGCGCAAGCGGTGCTGGCGAATTCGAAAGGCACAGAAGGTCGGCAGAGCGAGCTGTTGAGCAAGGGATTTACGACCCAAGCTCAATACGATCAGGCCGAGCAGCAGAGGAAAACTGCGCAAGCGCAGGTCGAATCGGCGCAAGCCAGACTGCAGAACGCAAGAGACAATCTTACATACACTGACCTCAAATCGGACGTCGAGGGATCGGTGACGGCGAAGGGAGCAGAACCTGGCGAGATCGTCGCCGCCGGGAGAATGATTCTGCAAGTCGCCAAGCAGGGAGACAGGTACGCCGTATTTAATGTCCCCTCTCAGCTTATTAGACAAAGCCCGAAAGATCCGGAAGTAACGGTCTTCCTCTCTGATGACACGACGATCGTTACCACCGGCCACGTCCGCGAGGTCGCGCCGCAAGCGGATACGGCAACTGGAACCTATGTCGTCAAGGTCGCTCTCAACAATCCGCCGGACGCAATGCGTCTTGGCGCAACGATCGTCGGACAGGTCAAATTACAAACAGATCCTGTCATTCAGCTTCCCGGGGCAGCGCTGACCCAAAGCGGGGGAAAGCCGGCGGTGTGGGTCGTCGATCCCGAGAAGAAGACAGTATCGCTCGTCCCCGTCACGGTTGGCCATTATGATACATCCTTGGCCGTCGTGTCACAGGGACTGAAGGACGGAGATCTCGTTGTAACGGCGGGCGTTCAAGCTTTGCGGCCGGGACAAGAGGTCAGACTTCTTGAAGCAGATGCGGGTGTTCAGAAATGA
- a CDS encoding nucleoside-diphosphate-sugar epimerase (product_source=COG0451; cath_funfam=3.40.50.720; cog=COG0451; pfam=PF01370; superfamily=51735), producing MSRKNALVVGASGVIGHAIVRYLQKQDDWTVAGMTRRRAPSFMSDVTWISLDINDVEAIRAQSAALSGITHVFYAAYVPDKDLAQEAKTNGLMFRNLLAGLAASGAPLERIVLFQGGKVYGLHLGPVKTPMRESDPRHMPPNFYYELEDALAAESSKNGWSFSLLRPDVVLGAIPGQPLNLAMVIGAYAAFCHELRVPFRFPGTPAAYRALVQATDSDLLARVSAWAATAPIAAGQAYNVSNGDLFRWENLWPLLGRHLGLDAGPPMSIRLVDHMRDKDKQWSELAQRHSLITPDYQQAIAWSFGDFVFNTEFDVVSDLTKLRQHGCHEILRTEDGLLETLRQLQNARIIPPLTV from the coding sequence ATGTCGCGCAAGAATGCCCTAGTTGTCGGCGCGTCAGGCGTTATCGGCCACGCGATCGTTCGTTATCTCCAAAAGCAGGACGATTGGACCGTCGCTGGCATGACGCGTCGACGCGCGCCGTCCTTCATGTCCGACGTCACTTGGATTTCCCTGGATATCAACGATGTGGAAGCCATCAGGGCGCAGAGCGCCGCGCTTTCCGGGATCACCCATGTCTTCTATGCAGCTTATGTACCGGACAAGGACCTGGCGCAGGAGGCCAAGACAAACGGGTTGATGTTTCGCAACCTGCTTGCCGGCCTTGCGGCGAGCGGTGCGCCTCTCGAGCGTATCGTGCTCTTCCAGGGCGGCAAGGTCTATGGATTGCACCTCGGGCCGGTGAAAACGCCCATGCGCGAAAGCGATCCGCGCCACATGCCGCCGAATTTCTACTATGAACTCGAGGACGCGCTCGCCGCCGAGTCCAGCAAGAACGGTTGGAGCTTCTCATTGCTGCGCCCGGACGTCGTCCTCGGTGCAATACCGGGCCAGCCCCTCAACCTGGCGATGGTGATCGGAGCCTATGCGGCGTTTTGCCATGAGCTGCGCGTTCCGTTCCGATTTCCGGGGACACCGGCTGCCTATCGCGCGTTGGTTCAGGCTACCGACTCCGATCTGCTGGCACGGGTGAGCGCATGGGCCGCCACCGCGCCTATCGCCGCGGGACAAGCCTACAACGTTTCGAACGGAGATCTCTTCCGATGGGAGAATCTGTGGCCATTGTTAGGACGACATCTGGGCTTGGACGCAGGGCCACCGATGTCAATTCGACTGGTCGACCATATGCGCGACAAGGACAAGCAGTGGTCGGAATTGGCCCAACGGCACAGTCTCATCACGCCTGATTATCAGCAGGCAATCGCCTGGAGCTTCGGTGATTTCGTCTTCAACACCGAGTTCGATGTCGTGTCGGATCTCACCAAGCTGCGCCAGCACGGCTGCCACGAGATCCTGCGGACGGAGGACGGGCTCTTGGAAACCCTAAGGCAGTTGCAGAACGCGCGAATCATCCCGCCGCTGACAGTCTGA
- a CDS encoding DNA-binding winged helix-turn-helix (wHTH) protein (product_source=COG3710; cath_funfam=1.10.10.10,3.40.50.720; cog=COG3710; pfam=PF00486,PF13561; superfamily=51735): MGDSDNLRTNDVALFGPFRLFAAERLLEKAGEPLHLGGRALDILITLVERAGQVVTRKELISRVWPDVIVEEANLRVHVAGLRKALGDGRDGACYVANIPGRGYCFVAPVTRSSSRRSLSPAQPVITDRVRKLPARLTRMVDRDDIYLSGTTENTPLEVWESTFNVNVKDVFLGSKAAIPALRKSGGGSIINILLELGSRRLPRRCGLCSFEGRRSAVDQATASEVAKDNIRVNSVHSSLTATNMTKDFIANDAEQTEKLIGPSLLGRPARAEEIANVALFLASDEASFMTGSEVVVDGGLHRRPARQRLSERHTRDG; this comes from the coding sequence ATGGGTGATAGCGACAACTTACGAACCAATGACGTCGCCTTATTTGGCCCGTTTCGTCTGTTTGCGGCCGAAAGGCTGCTCGAGAAAGCGGGCGAGCCGCTTCACCTGGGCGGCCGTGCGCTCGATATACTGATCACTTTGGTCGAACGCGCCGGACAAGTCGTCACCCGCAAGGAACTGATCTCGCGAGTCTGGCCGGATGTGATCGTGGAGGAGGCTAACCTCCGTGTCCATGTTGCTGGCCTTCGCAAAGCGCTTGGAGACGGACGCGATGGCGCCTGTTACGTCGCAAATATCCCCGGTCGAGGCTATTGCTTCGTCGCTCCGGTGACACGATCGTCATCACGGCGATCACTCTCCCCAGCCCAGCCGGTTATCACCGATCGGGTCCGCAAACTGCCGGCACGATTGACACGAATGGTCGACCGCGACGATATCTATCTCTCCGGTACGACCGAGAACACACCGCTCGAGGTCTGGGAGTCGACCTTCAATGTGAACGTGAAGGACGTCTTCCTCGGCTCGAAGGCCGCGATCCCGGCACTGCGCAAAAGCGGCGGCGGCTCGATCATCAATATCTTGCTCGAACTGGGGTCTCGTCGCCTTCCCCGACGCTGCGGCCTATGTAGCTTCGAAGGGCGCCGTTCGGCTGTTGACCAAGCGACGGCATCGGAAGTGGCCAAGGACAACATTCGAGTCAATTCGGTGCACTCCAGTCTCACCGCCACCAACATGACGAAGGACTTCATCGCGAACGATGCCGAGCAGACCGAGAAGCTCATCGGGCCGTCGCTGCTCGGAAGGCCTGCACGTGCCGAGGAAATCGCGAATGTCGCGCTGTTCCTTGCATCGGACGAAGCGTCCTTCATGACCGGAAGCGAGGTCGTCGTCGACGGGGGGTTACACCGCCGTCCAGCGCGCCAGCGTCTATCTGAACGACACACGAGGGATGGCTAG
- a CDS encoding putative ATPase/DNA-binding winged helix-turn-helix (wHTH) protein (product_source=COG3903/COG3710; cath_funfam=1.10.10.10,3.40.50.300; cog=COG3710,COG3903; pfam=PF00486; smart=SM00382; superfamily=46894,48452,52540), producing MVYELGEWEVDLARRELRARGVPVPIGGRTFEIIEVLVQSAGELVTKSELSARVWPGVFVEDNTLQFHISVIRKALGSDRGWLKTESGRGYRLLGAWIFRQEDTSSADSIDLEPMRSPAEPFQTNLPAAASELVGRVNAVQHLHCLLSAYRAVTLTGTGGIGKTRLALEVARGLFPSFQGDVRLVELVSLSDPGLVPTALAGALGLKLGGHEISAESVARAIGAQKLLLVLDNCEHVIDAAAGLAETVVRRCPRTTILATSREILKIEGEYVYRVPPLDVPPQDEEPGDIPGHSAVQLFITTTRALQSDFLPNGENLPAIAAICRRLDGIPLAIDLAAVRVATLGLQQVAAGLDNHLGLLTGGRRTALPRHQTLRATLDWSYELLPEPERLVLRRLAAFVGDFTAAAASLVAAGGEIAASEVVLSLANLVTKSLVTVEFGSVTAYYRLHETTHAYALAKLAESGEFEQVARRHANYYKDLFELTEIELETLPTAEWLVRYGHQIGQVRTALDWAFSPTGDAEVGAALTVGAVPLWVHLSLMEECRGRVERALSGPAESRDARRNMQLHAALGAVLFLTKGSGPETLAAWTSVFEIAESLDDTDYRLRALWGSLVDGITSGRYRAALAVAERFCTCAAKSTDPADGPIGDRLVGVALLALGDLEGARRHIERMLSGYVARGAHIIRFQYDQRVVARSYHSHVLWLQGFADQAMRSVECQVVNARASDHPVSLSHALLQAACPVALLVGDLTLAERYVKAIIDLSARHAVELWNVGGRCFAGMLLIRRGNVGAGLELLRTAFARVPENAFNLLYILFLDEIADALGRDGKVAEGLSTIDEALARSERTEERWCVAELLRIKGELILREGAPQAATVAEQHFLQSLDWARRQGALAWELRTSTSLARLQHDQGRIAEARSLVQSVYDRFSEGFETADLKTAKAYLSSWQ from the coding sequence ATGGTGTACGAATTGGGCGAGTGGGAGGTCGATCTCGCTCGTCGCGAACTGCGAGCGCGAGGAGTGCCCGTCCCGATTGGGGGCCGAACGTTCGAAATCATCGAGGTTCTGGTTCAGTCCGCAGGTGAACTTGTCACCAAGAGCGAACTCTCGGCTCGAGTGTGGCCAGGCGTCTTTGTAGAGGACAATACGCTTCAGTTTCACATATCTGTGATCCGCAAGGCGCTCGGTTCGGATCGAGGATGGCTGAAGACAGAGTCCGGTCGTGGCTATCGCCTGCTCGGAGCGTGGATATTCAGGCAAGAGGACACCTCATCAGCAGACTCGATTGATCTCGAGCCGATGCGAAGTCCGGCCGAGCCATTTCAGACCAACTTGCCCGCGGCAGCATCCGAACTGGTCGGCCGAGTTAATGCCGTGCAGCATTTGCACTGTCTTCTGTCCGCCTACCGGGCGGTCACGCTGACCGGTACGGGGGGAATTGGGAAAACCAGGCTGGCACTGGAGGTGGCCCGTGGCTTGTTCCCGAGCTTTCAGGGCGACGTTCGGCTCGTCGAACTGGTCTCGCTGTCGGATCCCGGTCTGGTGCCAACCGCGCTGGCAGGGGCCCTCGGCCTAAAGTTGGGTGGCCATGAGATTTCCGCCGAGTCCGTCGCTCGGGCCATCGGAGCACAGAAACTTCTGCTTGTTCTCGATAATTGCGAACACGTGATCGACGCAGCCGCCGGATTGGCGGAAACGGTCGTGCGCAGGTGTCCACGAACGACCATTCTTGCAACGAGCCGGGAGATCCTGAAGATTGAGGGCGAGTATGTTTATCGCGTTCCCCCGTTGGATGTGCCGCCCCAGGATGAGGAACCCGGCGACATACCTGGTCACAGCGCGGTGCAGCTCTTCATCACCACGACGAGGGCATTGCAGTCGGATTTTTTGCCGAATGGAGAAAACCTTCCAGCAATTGCTGCAATATGTCGGCGCCTCGATGGCATTCCGCTGGCTATCGATTTGGCGGCCGTTCGCGTTGCCACACTTGGGCTTCAGCAGGTCGCCGCGGGCCTGGATAACCACTTAGGACTGCTGACCGGTGGTCGCCGAACGGCTCTGCCGCGGCATCAGACACTGCGCGCAACGCTGGACTGGAGCTACGAATTGTTGCCCGAGCCCGAGCGCCTGGTCCTGCGACGCCTTGCCGCGTTCGTCGGCGACTTTACGGCAGCAGCGGCGAGCTTGGTGGCGGCGGGTGGCGAGATCGCCGCATCGGAGGTGGTTCTCTCCCTGGCGAACCTCGTCACGAAGTCTCTCGTGACGGTGGAGTTCGGAAGCGTGACTGCATATTATCGGCTGCACGAGACGACACACGCCTACGCCCTGGCGAAGCTCGCCGAAAGTGGTGAATTCGAACAAGTGGCACGACGGCATGCCAACTATTACAAGGATCTCTTTGAACTCACCGAAATAGAGCTGGAGACATTGCCAACGGCCGAGTGGCTGGTGCGCTACGGCCATCAGATCGGACAGGTGCGCACGGCTTTGGACTGGGCCTTCTCGCCGACTGGCGACGCCGAAGTCGGCGCAGCATTGACCGTGGGTGCGGTGCCGCTGTGGGTGCACTTGTCGCTGATGGAGGAATGTCGCGGTCGCGTCGAGCGGGCGCTTTCCGGCCCCGCCGAGAGCCGAGACGCACGTCGCAACATGCAATTGCATGCGGCGCTTGGCGCGGTGCTATTTCTGACGAAGGGGTCCGGCCCTGAGACGTTAGCGGCCTGGACAAGCGTCTTTGAGATCGCGGAAAGCCTCGACGATACGGATTATCGCCTGCGAGCGCTTTGGGGCTCGTTGGTCGACGGCATCACGAGCGGCCGCTATCGGGCGGCACTGGCGGTGGCCGAAAGATTTTGCACCTGTGCGGCGAAATCGACCGATCCTGCCGACGGGCCAATCGGCGACCGTCTGGTCGGCGTGGCGCTGCTTGCCCTAGGCGACCTGGAAGGTGCGCGGCGGCACATCGAGCGCATGCTGAGTGGCTATGTCGCCAGGGGGGCGCACATCATCAGGTTTCAATACGACCAGCGGGTGGTGGCGCGTTCGTATCACTCCCACGTACTTTGGCTGCAGGGATTTGCCGACCAGGCCATGCGTAGCGTCGAATGCCAGGTCGTCAACGCTCGCGCCAGCGATCACCCGGTGTCGCTGTCCCATGCCCTGCTTCAGGCAGCCTGCCCCGTGGCGCTTCTCGTCGGCGATCTGACCTTGGCGGAGCGTTACGTTAAGGCGATCATTGATCTCTCCGCCAGGCACGCGGTGGAGCTGTGGAACGTTGGGGGTCGATGTTTCGCAGGCATGTTGCTCATCAGGCGCGGCAACGTCGGCGCCGGGTTGGAACTTCTGCGCACCGCGTTCGCCCGCGTTCCTGAGAACGCGTTCAACCTGCTTTACATTCTATTTCTCGACGAGATTGCGGACGCCCTCGGTCGTGACGGTAAGGTTGCCGAAGGGCTCTCGACAATCGACGAGGCGCTCGCGCGATCCGAGCGCACCGAGGAGCGCTGGTGCGTCGCCGAACTCCTGCGCATCAAAGGCGAACTGATCCTGCGGGAGGGTGCGCCGCAGGCGGCAACGGTGGCCGAGCAGCACTTCTTGCAATCGCTCGACTGGGCGCGCCGGCAGGGCGCCCTTGCATGGGAGCTTCGAACATCAACAAGCCTTGCTCGCTTGCAGCATGATCAAGGTCGGATCGCCGAAGCCCGCAGCCTTGTGCAGTCGGTGTACGATCGCTTCAGCGAGGGTTTTGAAACTGCCGACTTGAAGACTGCCAAGGCGTATCTCAGCTCTTGGCAGTAA